The following proteins come from a genomic window of Azoarcus sp. PA01:
- a CDS encoding bifunctional 3-phosphoshikimate 1-carboxyvinyltransferase/cytidylate kinase has protein sequence MDFLDLPPMLDATGRVRLPGSKSISNRTLLLAALAEGRTEIRDLLASDDVERMLDALRTLGVSWERLGDSDDYRVDGVAGPFPVKAADLFLGNAGTAFRPLTAALALSGGEYRLTGVPRMHERPIGDLVDGLRQVGADVRYLGVEGFPPLHVLPATIHPGGVLRVRGDVSSQFLTALLMALPLTGTRTTIEVVGELISKPYISITLDLMARFGVEVQREGWSRFTVPGGARYRSPGTVFVEGDASSASYFLAAGAIAGGPVRVEGVGRSSIQGDVRFAEALVELGARVDIGDNWIEARAPESGRLKAFDLDLNHIPDAAMTLAVAALFADGPCTLRNIASWRVKETDRIAAMATELRKVGATVEEGGDFLRVTPPAQLVPAAIDTYDDHRMAMCFSLVSLGGCRVRINEPKCVNKTFPTYFECFGSITRPVPVVAIDGPSASGKGTVAASVAAALGYHYLDSGSLYRLVALAAMRAGLALDDEPALAALAARLPARFSAARVTLDDDDVTDAIRTETCSVAASQVAALPAVRAALLDRQRDYRRAPGLVAEGRDMGSVVFPDATLKIFLTATVEARAQRRYKQLMEKGMGASMESLLKDLHERDARDAARTVAPLKKLPDAVLLDTTEIDVEQAVGFVLDRVRR, from the coding sequence ATGGACTTTCTCGACCTTCCGCCGATGCTCGACGCCACCGGGCGGGTACGCCTGCCGGGGTCGAAGAGTATTTCGAACCGCACGCTGCTGCTTGCCGCGCTCGCCGAGGGACGAACGGAAATCCGCGACCTGCTCGCCTCGGACGACGTCGAGCGGATGCTCGACGCGCTGCGTACGCTGGGCGTCTCGTGGGAACGCCTGGGCGACAGCGACGACTATCGGGTCGACGGCGTCGCGGGGCCGTTTCCGGTCAAGGCCGCGGACTTGTTCCTGGGCAATGCTGGCACGGCATTCCGCCCGCTGACTGCCGCACTCGCGCTGTCGGGCGGGGAATACCGCCTGACCGGCGTGCCGCGGATGCATGAGCGGCCGATCGGCGACCTCGTCGACGGGCTGCGGCAGGTCGGTGCGGACGTGCGCTATCTCGGTGTCGAAGGCTTCCCGCCGCTGCATGTCCTGCCCGCCACGATTCATCCTGGCGGGGTGTTGCGCGTGCGCGGCGACGTTTCGAGCCAGTTCCTCACCGCGCTGCTGATGGCGTTGCCGCTCACCGGAACGCGGACCACGATCGAAGTCGTCGGCGAGCTGATCTCGAAACCGTACATCTCGATCACACTCGATCTGATGGCCCGTTTCGGCGTCGAGGTGCAACGCGAAGGCTGGAGCCGCTTCACCGTTCCCGGCGGCGCCCGTTACCGCAGCCCCGGCACGGTGTTCGTCGAAGGCGATGCGTCGTCGGCTTCGTACTTTCTTGCCGCGGGCGCGATCGCTGGCGGGCCCGTTCGCGTCGAAGGCGTCGGGCGTAGCAGCATCCAGGGCGACGTGCGCTTCGCCGAGGCCCTCGTCGAACTCGGCGCCCGGGTCGACATCGGCGACAACTGGATCGAAGCGCGCGCGCCGGAGAGCGGACGGCTGAAGGCGTTCGATCTCGACCTGAACCATATTCCCGACGCCGCGATGACGCTCGCCGTCGCGGCGCTGTTTGCCGACGGTCCCTGCACGCTGCGCAATATCGCCAGCTGGCGGGTCAAGGAAACGGATCGCATCGCGGCGATGGCAACGGAACTGCGCAAAGTCGGCGCCACCGTGGAGGAGGGCGGGGATTTCCTGCGCGTCACACCCCCTGCGCAGCTCGTGCCGGCCGCAATCGATACTTATGACGATCACCGCATGGCGATGTGCTTCTCGCTGGTGAGCCTCGGCGGCTGCCGCGTGCGCATCAATGAGCCGAAATGCGTGAACAAGACTTTCCCGACCTATTTCGAATGCTTCGGCAGCATCACGCGGCCTGTCCCGGTCGTCGCGATCGACGGACCGTCGGCCTCCGGGAAAGGCACGGTCGCCGCGAGCGTTGCCGCGGCGCTGGGCTATCACTACCTCGATAGCGGTTCGCTGTACCGCCTGGTCGCGCTCGCCGCAATGCGTGCGGGGCTTGCATTGGACGATGAACCGGCGCTCGCGGCGCTCGCGGCGCGGTTGCCGGCCCGCTTCAGCGCAGCGCGAGTCACGCTCGACGACGATGACGTCACCGATGCGATTCGCACCGAAACGTGTTCGGTCGCCGCCTCGCAGGTCGCGGCATTGCCTGCGGTGCGCGCGGCCCTGCTCGACCGCCAGCGCGATTACCGTCGTGCGCCCGGGCTCGTTGCCGAAGGGCGCGACATGGGTTCGGTCGTGTTCCCGGATGCAACGCTCAAGATATTCCTCACCGCGACTGTCGAGGCGCGCGCGCAGCGCCGCTATAAGCAGTTGATGGAAAAAGGAATGGGTGCTAGCATGGAGAGTCTTTTAAAGGATCTTCATGAACGGGATGCGCGCGATGCGGCCCGGACTGTCGCTCCCTTGAAGAAATTGCCGGATGCGGTGCTCCTCGATACGACGGAAATCGACGTGGAGCAGGCGGTCGGTTTTGTGCTCGACCGGGTCCGCCGTTAG
- a CDS encoding prephenate dehydrogenase/arogenate dehydrogenase family protein: MVMIDKLVVCGVGLIGGSFALALRRAGLVRRIVGIGRSPASLARAVALGVLDKAAAGWADALDGADFVLLATPVGQMDAVMAAMAPHLAPGTVVTDAGSTKRDVIEAIYRNLPEHLPYVVPAHPIAGAECSGVEAAFAGLYDGRKVVVTPLPENEPEAVLRVREAWEACGALVHEMPPQEHDRVFAAVSHLPHLLAFGLVHDLAGRSNAEQLFGYAASGFRDFTRIAGSHPEMWRDICIANRQALLGELDQYLAELAQLRALLLSADGDRLEQLFGEAREARNAWAEQFSTAANAVPTPE; this comes from the coding sequence ATGGTCATGATCGACAAGCTGGTCGTGTGCGGCGTCGGCCTGATTGGCGGCTCGTTCGCGCTGGCGCTGCGTCGGGCCGGATTGGTCAGACGCATCGTAGGGATCGGGCGCAGCCCGGCGTCGCTTGCCCGCGCAGTGGCGTTGGGCGTCCTCGACAAGGCGGCTGCCGGCTGGGCCGACGCGCTGGACGGCGCCGATTTCGTCCTGCTGGCTACTCCGGTCGGGCAAATGGATGCGGTGATGGCGGCGATGGCGCCGCATCTGGCGCCGGGAACGGTGGTCACGGACGCCGGCAGCACCAAGCGCGACGTCATCGAGGCGATCTACCGCAATCTTCCCGAGCATCTCCCGTACGTTGTCCCGGCGCACCCGATCGCCGGCGCCGAGTGCAGCGGTGTCGAGGCGGCCTTCGCCGGGCTGTACGACGGCAGGAAAGTCGTCGTCACGCCGTTGCCGGAAAACGAGCCGGAGGCGGTGCTGCGCGTGCGCGAGGCCTGGGAGGCGTGCGGGGCGTTGGTGCACGAGATGCCGCCGCAAGAGCACGATCGCGTGTTCGCGGCGGTCAGTCATCTGCCTCATCTGCTCGCGTTCGGGCTGGTGCACGACCTTGCCGGGCGGTCGAACGCCGAACAGCTGTTCGGCTACGCCGCGAGCGGTTTTCGCGACTTCACGCGGATCGCGGGCAGCCATCCGGAGATGTGGCGGGATATCTGCATCGCCAACCGGCAGGCACTGCTGGGCGAACTGGACCAGTATCTTGCCGAGCTTGCGCAGCTTCGGGCGCTGCTGCTGTCGGCCGACGGCGACCGGCTCGAGCAGCTGTTCGGCGAGGCGCGCGAGGCGCGCAACGCCTGGGCCGAGCAATTTTCCACCGCCGCCAACGCTGTTCCGACACCCGAATGA
- the hisC gene encoding histidinol-phosphate transaminase, whose protein sequence is MSVASKAPDYIRAITPYPPGKPIGELAREMGIPEASIVKLASNENPLGMSVRAKEAALAALVDIERYPDGNGFELKAALCARFGVQPEQIVLGNGSNDVLELAAHAYLAPGSSAVFSQHAFAVYSLATNATGARGIEVPARAYGHDLRAMAAAVAPDTRIVFIANPNNPTGTFVEGSELEAFLARVPPDVLVVLDEAYTEYLSEQQRYDSLSWLPRFPNLLVSRTLSKAYGMAGLRVGYGIGHPDVVDLMNRVRQPFNVNSVALAAATAALADEEFLARSADVNRRGMAQITEALAELALEWIPSAGNFVTFRVGDAGAVNLALLKQGVIVRPIGGYGMPEWLRVSIGLPEENARFIAALRQALA, encoded by the coding sequence ATGAGCGTAGCCAGCAAGGCCCCCGATTACATCCGCGCAATCACGCCCTATCCGCCTGGCAAGCCGATCGGCGAGCTGGCGCGGGAAATGGGGATTCCCGAAGCCAGCATCGTCAAGCTCGCGTCCAACGAGAACCCGCTGGGCATGAGCGTGCGCGCCAAGGAAGCAGCCCTGGCGGCGCTCGTCGACATCGAGCGCTACCCGGACGGCAATGGCTTCGAGCTGAAGGCGGCGCTGTGCGCGCGCTTCGGCGTGCAGCCCGAACAGATCGTGCTCGGCAACGGCTCGAACGACGTCCTCGAACTCGCCGCGCACGCGTATCTCGCCCCCGGCAGTTCTGCGGTGTTCTCGCAGCACGCGTTCGCCGTCTATTCGCTCGCCACCAACGCGACGGGTGCGCGCGGCATCGAGGTGCCGGCGCGCGCTTACGGACACGATCTGCGCGCGATGGCAGCCGCGGTCGCGCCCGACACGCGCATCGTGTTCATAGCGAACCCGAACAATCCGACCGGCACCTTCGTCGAGGGCAGCGAGCTCGAAGCTTTCCTCGCGCGGGTGCCCCCTGACGTGCTCGTGGTGCTCGACGAAGCCTATACGGAGTACCTGTCCGAACAGCAGCGTTACGACAGTCTCTCGTGGTTGCCCCGTTTTCCGAACCTGCTCGTTTCCCGCACCCTGTCGAAGGCGTACGGCATGGCAGGTTTGCGCGTTGGTTACGGCATCGGCCACCCCGATGTCGTCGACCTGATGAACCGCGTCCGCCAACCGTTCAACGTCAATAGCGTGGCGCTCGCGGCGGCGACGGCTGCGCTCGCCGACGAGGAGTTTCTCGCCCGCAGTGCCGACGTCAATCGGCGCGGCATGGCGCAGATCACCGAAGCGCTCGCCGAGCTTGCGCTGGAATGGATCCCGTCGGCGGGCAATTTCGTCACGTTCAGGGTCGGCGATGCCGGAGCGGTGAATCTGGCGCTGCTGAAACAAGGCGTCATCGTCCGGCCGATCGGCGGATACGGCATGCCCGAATGGCTGCGCGTTTCGATCGGCCTGCCCGAAGAGAACGCCCGCTTCATTGCCGCCCTGCGGCAGGCGCTCGCATGA
- the pheA gene encoding prephenate dehydratase has product MSDELLNLRKNIDRLDEEILVRLAERARNAQRVGEIKQGNVYRPEREAQVLRRLGAANPGPLPDLAVQRIFREIMSACLALERPLRVAYLGPAGTFSESASRKHFGSAPNFVPTSTIDEVFRAVEAGNVDYGVVPVENSTEGVVGGTLDLLLENPLQICGEVKLRIHQHLLSKAAGIGALKRLYSHAQSLAQCHEWLNRNLPSLSRVPVASNAEAARLASEDAESCAIAGEAAADLYGLGVLAANIEDDPNNTTCFLVIAHHDADHSGQDKTSLVCSAPNRPGAVHALLEPLAKHGVSMSKLQSRPARGGLWEYVFYMDIEGHRDDPEVAAALKELNERAGFVKVLGSYPVAVI; this is encoded by the coding sequence ATGAGTGACGAACTGCTGAACCTCAGGAAGAACATCGACCGCCTCGACGAGGAAATCCTCGTGCGCCTTGCAGAACGCGCCCGCAACGCGCAGCGCGTCGGCGAAATCAAGCAGGGCAACGTATATCGCCCGGAGCGCGAAGCGCAGGTGCTGCGCCGACTCGGTGCTGCCAATCCCGGGCCGCTGCCGGATCTCGCGGTGCAGCGGATTTTCCGCGAAATCATGTCCGCGTGCCTCGCGCTCGAACGGCCGCTGCGAGTCGCCTACCTCGGGCCGGCGGGCACTTTTTCGGAGAGCGCGTCACGCAAGCATTTCGGCTCGGCGCCGAACTTCGTGCCGACCTCGACGATCGACGAAGTCTTTCGCGCGGTCGAAGCCGGTAACGTCGATTACGGCGTCGTCCCGGTCGAGAACTCGACCGAAGGCGTGGTCGGCGGTACGCTCGACCTGCTGCTCGAGAATCCGTTGCAGATCTGCGGCGAAGTCAAGCTGCGCATTCATCAGCACCTGCTGTCGAAAGCTGCCGGCATCGGCGCGCTCAAACGGCTGTATTCGCACGCCCAGTCCCTCGCCCAGTGCCACGAGTGGCTGAACCGCAACCTGCCGTCGCTCTCGCGCGTGCCGGTCGCGAGCAACGCCGAAGCGGCGCGCCTCGCTTCCGAAGATGCCGAATCGTGCGCGATCGCGGGCGAGGCGGCGGCCGACCTCTATGGCCTCGGCGTGCTGGCTGCGAACATCGAGGACGATCCGAACAACACCACGTGCTTTCTTGTCATCGCGCACCACGATGCGGACCACTCCGGCCAGGACAAGACTTCACTGGTGTGTTCGGCGCCGAACCGCCCCGGCGCGGTGCATGCACTGCTCGAACCGCTCGCGAAGCACGGTGTCAGCATGAGCAAGCTGCAGTCCCGTCCCGCGCGCGGCGGATTGTGGGAGTACGTGTTCTACATGGACATCGAAGGCCACCGCGACGACCCGGAGGTGGCCGCGGCCTTGAAGGAACTCAACGAACGTGCGGGGTTCGTCAAAGTGTTGGGATCGTACCCGGTCGCGGTGATCTGA
- the serC gene encoding 3-phosphoserine/phosphohydroxythreonine transaminase has translation MTRVYNFSAGPAALPEAVLRQAAEEMLDWHGAGCGVMEMSHRGKEFTSIVEQAEADLRELLAIPDNYRVLFLQGGATQQFAQIPMNLLAGGSADYVVTGTWSKKAYGEAKHLADVLGGAVRLAGSTETTGFTRLPRPDELDLDPRARYLHLCTNETIHGIELRDAHRLPDAGVPLVVDMSSHILSRPIEVSRYGLIYAGAQKNIGPSGLVVVIVREDLLGHAAPVTPTIMDYRVMAENGSMLNTPPTYAIYIAGLVFRWLKAQGGLAAVEANNVAKSNLLYDFLDASDFYENRVDHDSRSRMNIPFLLRDAALNDAFLAGATAAGLTQLKGHKSVGGMRASIYNAMPLAGVQGLVDYMRDFSARNG, from the coding sequence ATGACACGCGTATACAACTTCAGCGCCGGGCCGGCGGCGCTGCCGGAGGCGGTGCTGCGACAGGCCGCTGAAGAGATGCTCGACTGGCATGGCGCGGGATGCGGCGTGATGGAAATGAGCCATCGCGGCAAGGAGTTCACGTCGATCGTCGAACAGGCCGAAGCGGATTTGCGCGAGCTGCTGGCGATCCCGGACAACTACCGCGTGTTGTTCCTGCAGGGCGGGGCGACGCAGCAGTTCGCGCAGATTCCGATGAATCTGCTCGCCGGAGGGTCGGCCGACTATGTCGTGACCGGGACCTGGTCGAAGAAGGCCTACGGCGAAGCCAAGCATCTGGCCGACGTGCTCGGCGGCGCAGTCCGGCTCGCCGGCTCCACGGAGACCACCGGATTCACGCGCCTGCCGCGCCCGGACGAACTCGACCTCGACCCGCGGGCGCGCTATCTGCACCTTTGCACCAACGAGACGATCCACGGCATCGAACTGCGCGATGCCCACCGTTTGCCGGATGCGGGCGTGCCGCTGGTCGTCGACATGTCGTCGCATATCCTGTCGCGCCCGATCGAGGTCAGCCGCTACGGCCTGATCTATGCGGGGGCGCAAAAGAACATTGGGCCTTCCGGGCTGGTCGTCGTCATCGTGCGCGAGGACCTGCTCGGCCACGCTGCGCCGGTGACGCCGACGATCATGGATTATCGCGTGATGGCGGAGAACGGCTCGATGCTCAACACGCCTCCGACCTACGCGATCTACATCGCCGGGCTCGTATTCCGCTGGCTCAAGGCGCAGGGGGGGCTTGCAGCGGTCGAGGCGAACAACGTCGCGAAGTCGAACCTGCTTTACGATTTTCTCGATGCCAGCGATTTTTACGAGAACCGCGTCGATCACGACAGTCGCTCGCGGATGAACATCCCGTTCCTGCTGCGCGACGCCGCGCTCAACGACGCTTTCCTCGCCGGAGCGACGGCGGCCGGGCTCACGCAGCTCAAGGGGCACAAGTCGGTCGGGGGGATGCGCGCCTCGATCTATAACGCGATGCCGCTGGCGGGCGTGCAGGGGCTGGTTGATTACATGCGGGATTTTTCCGCGCGAAACGGTTGA
- the gyrA gene encoding DNA gyrase subunit A, which translates to MTPFAKETLPISLEDEMRHSYLDYAMSVIVGRALPDARDGLKPVHRRVLFAMHELSNDWNKAYKKSARIVGDVIGKYHPHGDSAVYDTIVRMAQDFSLRYMLVDGQGNFGSVDGDNAAAMRYTEIRMARIGHELLADIDKETVDFGPNYDGSEREPLILPAKIPNLLINGSSGIAVGMATNIPPHNLGEVLDACLKLLENPDTDIEELIALVKAPDFPTAALIYGLSGVHDGYRTGRGRVVMRARTHFEDLEKGNRQAIIVDELPYQVNKRTLLERIAELVNEKKIEGISEIRDESDKSGMRVVIELKRNEVPEVVLNNLFKQTQLQDTFGMNMVALVDGKPRTLNLKQMLDCFLSHRREVITRRTVFELRKARERGHILEGLAVALSNVDEIIALIKAAPTPADAKRGLMARTWHSALVEEMLARALADSYRPDGLAAEFGLSAQGYRLSDAQAQAILELRLQRLTGLEQDKIVTEYRDVMEVITDLLDILANPPRITAIIVEELGAIRHQFDDPRRSEIVLNTAEINIEDLIAPEDMVVTLSHAGYFKRQPLTDYRAQRRGGRGKQATGMKDDDFIDRLFVANTHDYILCFSSRGRVYWLKVYEVPEGTRNSRGRPIVNLFPLMEGEKINAVLPVQAFDDDHFVFMATAEGTVKKTALTAFSNPRKAGIIAANLDDGDRLIGVAITDGNSDVMLFSDAGKAVRFPEGDVRPMGREARGVRGMNLEEGQRVIAMLVAKDEELSVLTATENGYGKRTPVAEYTRHGRGTKGMIAIQTSDRNGKLVGACLVEESDEVMLISTGGVLIRTRVQDIRELGRATQGVTLINLDEGTSLAGIEKVAESEVDEPAADVSDDGVPEVDSTSAVDGPRTDGLPE; encoded by the coding sequence ATGACCCCGTTTGCCAAGGAAACGCTGCCGATCAGTCTTGAAGACGAGATGCGGCACTCCTATCTCGACTACGCGATGAGCGTGATCGTCGGCCGCGCGTTGCCCGATGCGCGCGATGGCCTCAAGCCGGTTCACCGGCGCGTGCTCTTCGCGATGCACGAACTGTCGAACGACTGGAACAAGGCTTACAAGAAGTCCGCGCGGATCGTCGGCGACGTCATCGGCAAGTATCACCCTCATGGCGACTCCGCGGTCTACGACACGATCGTGCGCATGGCCCAGGATTTCTCGCTGCGCTACATGCTTGTCGACGGCCAGGGAAACTTCGGTTCGGTCGACGGCGACAACGCCGCCGCGATGCGTTACACGGAAATCCGCATGGCGCGGATCGGTCATGAGCTGCTCGCGGACATCGACAAGGAAACGGTCGACTTCGGCCCGAACTACGACGGTTCGGAGAGGGAGCCGCTGATCCTGCCGGCAAAGATCCCGAACCTGCTGATCAACGGCTCGTCGGGCATCGCCGTCGGCATGGCGACGAACATCCCGCCGCACAACCTCGGCGAAGTGCTCGATGCCTGCCTGAAGCTGCTGGAGAATCCGGACACCGATATCGAAGAGCTGATCGCCCTCGTCAAGGCGCCGGACTTTCCGACTGCCGCGTTGATCTACGGGCTCTCGGGCGTGCACGACGGCTACCGTACGGGTCGCGGTCGCGTCGTGATGCGCGCGCGCACGCACTTCGAGGATCTGGAAAAAGGCAACCGCCAGGCAATCATCGTCGATGAGCTGCCGTACCAGGTGAACAAGCGCACATTGCTCGAGCGCATCGCCGAGCTGGTGAACGAAAAGAAGATCGAGGGCATCAGCGAGATTCGCGACGAGTCGGACAAGTCCGGCATGCGCGTCGTCATCGAGCTCAAGCGCAACGAAGTACCCGAAGTCGTGCTGAACAATCTCTTCAAGCAGACCCAGCTGCAGGACACGTTCGGCATGAACATGGTGGCGCTGGTCGATGGCAAGCCGCGCACGCTGAACCTGAAGCAGATGCTCGACTGCTTCCTGTCGCACCGGCGCGAAGTCATCACGCGCCGCACCGTGTTCGAGTTGCGCAAGGCGCGCGAACGCGGGCATATCCTCGAAGGGCTTGCGGTCGCGCTGTCGAATGTCGACGAGATCATCGCCCTGATCAAGGCGGCGCCGACTCCCGCCGACGCGAAGCGCGGGCTGATGGCGCGCACGTGGCATTCCGCACTGGTCGAGGAGATGCTCGCGCGCGCGCTTGCCGACAGCTATCGACCCGACGGCTTGGCGGCCGAGTTCGGCCTCTCGGCCCAGGGCTACCGGCTGTCGGATGCGCAGGCGCAGGCGATCCTGGAGCTGCGCCTGCAGCGCCTGACCGGACTCGAGCAGGACAAGATCGTCACCGAATACCGCGACGTGATGGAGGTCATCACCGACCTGCTCGACATTCTCGCCAATCCGCCGCGCATCACCGCGATCATCGTCGAGGAACTGGGTGCGATCCGGCACCAGTTCGACGACCCGCGCCGTTCCGAGATCGTGCTGAACACGGCGGAGATCAACATTGAGGACCTGATCGCGCCCGAAGACATGGTCGTGACGCTGTCGCACGCGGGCTACTTCAAGCGCCAGCCGCTGACCGACTACCGCGCGCAGCGTCGCGGCGGTCGCGGCAAGCAGGCGACCGGGATGAAGGACGACGATTTCATCGACCGCCTCTTCGTCGCCAACACGCACGACTACATCCTGTGCTTCTCCAGCCGCGGTCGCGTCTATTGGCTCAAGGTGTATGAAGTCCCGGAAGGCACGCGCAACTCGCGGGGCCGTCCGATCGTGAATCTTTTCCCGCTGATGGAAGGGGAGAAGATCAACGCAGTACTGCCAGTGCAGGCTTTCGACGACGACCATTTCGTCTTCATGGCGACCGCCGAGGGCACGGTGAAGAAGACCGCGCTGACCGCGTTCTCGAATCCGCGCAAGGCCGGCATCATTGCGGCGAACCTCGACGATGGCGACCGCCTGATCGGCGTCGCGATCACCGACGGCAACAGCGACGTGATGCTGTTTTCAGACGCCGGCAAGGCGGTGCGCTTCCCGGAAGGCGACGTGCGCCCGATGGGGCGCGAGGCGCGCGGGGTGCGCGGCATGAATCTCGAGGAAGGCCAGCGCGTCATCGCGATGCTGGTCGCGAAGGACGAGGAGCTGTCGGTGCTGACCGCGACCGAAAACGGCTATGGCAAGCGCACGCCGGTCGCCGAATATACGCGTCACGGGCGCGGCACCAAAGGCATGATCGCGATCCAGACGTCGGATCGCAACGGCAAGCTCGTCGGCGCGTGCCTCGTCGAGGAAAGCGACGAGGTGATGCTGATTTCGACCGGTGGCGTGCTGATCCGGACCAGGGTGCAGGACATCCGCGAACTGGGCCGGGCGACCCAAGGCGTGACGCTGATCAACCTCGACGAGGGCACTTCGCTCGCAGGGATCGAGAAAGTCGCAGAGTCCGAAGTCGACGAGCCTGCGGCCGACGTCTCCGACGATGGCGTCCCGGAGGTCGACTCCACCTCTGCGGTGGACGGGCCGCGAACGGATGGGCTGCCGGAGTAA
- a CDS encoding TRZ/ATZ family hydrolase, which produces MSQPADLLIHARWILPVEPANVVLEHHAVVVRNGRILAILPQDEARLRYHAPESFELAEHVLIPGLINLHAHSAMTLMRGIADDLPLMRWLQEAIWPAESRQVSYAFVRDGTLLAAAEMLRGGITTCNDMYFYPDAAAEAFDQAGMRAVLGITVLEFPTPYASDADDYLRKGLAARGQWHTHPRIDFSLAPHAPYTVSDETLARVASLAAELDTTIHIHIHETLQEIQDSHSRHGVRPLTRLARLGLLGSNLLGVHAVHLDPSDFDLLALHGCSIAHCPTSNMKLASGIAPVARLREDGITVGLGTDGAASNNRLDLFQEIRHACLLAKVSTLDATAIPAHVAIRMATLDAARALGLGDRIGSIEPGKAADLCAVALDRFETRPCFNPASHLVYVAGREHVSHVWVGGEIRVNKGNLMLQLNDRELLALTAVWQTKSGS; this is translated from the coding sequence TTGAGCCAGCCCGCAGACCTCCTGATTCACGCTCGCTGGATCCTTCCCGTCGAGCCCGCGAACGTCGTACTCGAGCACCATGCCGTCGTGGTGCGCAACGGACGCATCCTCGCGATATTGCCGCAGGACGAAGCGCGCTTGCGCTACCACGCGCCAGAGTCGTTCGAACTCGCCGAACATGTCCTGATTCCGGGACTGATCAATCTTCATGCGCATTCGGCGATGACGTTGATGCGCGGAATCGCCGACGACCTGCCTTTGATGCGCTGGCTGCAGGAGGCCATCTGGCCGGCTGAAAGCAGGCAGGTGTCCTACGCTTTCGTCCGCGACGGCACTTTGCTGGCCGCGGCTGAAATGTTGCGGGGCGGAATCACGACCTGCAACGACATGTATTTCTACCCCGATGCGGCCGCTGAAGCGTTCGATCAGGCAGGAATGCGCGCCGTGCTCGGCATTACCGTGCTCGAATTTCCCACGCCCTACGCCAGCGATGCGGACGACTATCTGCGCAAGGGACTGGCAGCACGGGGACAATGGCACACGCATCCACGGATCGATTTTTCACTTGCCCCGCACGCCCCGTATACCGTTTCGGATGAGACCCTGGCGCGCGTCGCGAGCCTTGCCGCCGAACTCGACACGACAATTCACATCCATATCCACGAGACGCTCCAGGAAATTCAGGACTCCCATTCCCGGCATGGTGTCCGCCCGCTCACTCGACTTGCGCGCCTCGGTCTGCTCGGCAGCAACCTGCTAGGGGTCCATGCGGTTCATCTCGACCCATCCGATTTCGACCTGCTCGCCCTGCATGGTTGCAGCATTGCCCACTGCCCCACGTCGAACATGAAGCTCGCAAGCGGGATCGCACCGGTTGCCCGCCTGAGGGAAGACGGCATCACGGTAGGCCTCGGCACCGACGGCGCAGCGAGCAACAACCGCCTGGATCTCTTCCAGGAAATCCGTCATGCCTGTCTTCTTGCGAAGGTCTCCACGCTCGACGCCACCGCGATTCCTGCCCATGTCGCCATCCGGATGGCGACACTCGATGCCGCCCGCGCCCTGGGACTGGGAGACCGGATCGGATCGATCGAACCAGGCAAGGCAGCCGACCTTTGTGCGGTCGCGCTGGACCGGTTCGAAACACGCCCCTGCTTCAATCCTGCCTCGCATTTGGTCTATGTTGCAGGACGGGAGCACGTCTCCCACGTATGGGTCGGCGGAGAAATCCGTGTAAATAAAGGGAATTTGATGTTGCAATTAAACGACAGAGAATTGCTCGCGCTTACTGCAGTGTGGCAAACTAAGTCTGGTAGCTGA
- a CDS encoding OmpA family protein, giving the protein MIKQTKKQMFILAAIASIGLSAPAAFAQAKDVVVDGKGEIPYVIDSRNVVARSGTGLCWRTGYWSPAAAGTAMAGQFPAGCECDSDIVPKEKCTPAVIPAAVPAPAAPAPRPTAEKIKLSADTLFDFDKAVLKSEGRSKLDQLAEQAKSVKLEVILAVGHTDRLGSDAYNQKLSERRANAVKTYLVGKGVEANRIYTEGKGERQPVTGTSCSDKLGRTALIACLQPDRRVEVEVIGTK; this is encoded by the coding sequence ATGATCAAACAGACTAAAAAGCAGATGTTCATACTGGCCGCAATCGCCTCGATCGGCCTCTCCGCACCGGCCGCCTTTGCGCAGGCAAAGGATGTCGTGGTCGATGGCAAGGGCGAGATCCCCTACGTTATCGATTCGCGCAACGTCGTCGCGCGAAGCGGCACGGGCCTGTGCTGGCGCACCGGCTACTGGAGCCCGGCTGCTGCGGGTACCGCGATGGCGGGGCAGTTCCCGGCCGGCTGCGAATGCGACAGCGATATCGTGCCGAAGGAAAAATGTACGCCGGCAGTGATTCCGGCAGCGGTTCCCGCCCCCGCCGCTCCGGCCCCGAGGCCCACCGCTGAAAAGATCAAACTCTCCGCTGACACGCTGTTCGACTTCGACAAGGCCGTCCTCAAGTCGGAAGGCAGGAGCAAGCTTGATCAACTGGCGGAGCAGGCGAAGAGCGTCAAGCTGGAAGTGATTCTCGCCGTCGGCCATACCGACCGTCTCGGCTCCGATGCCTACAACCAGAAGCTGTCCGAGCGCCGTGCCAACGCCGTGAAGACCTACCTTGTGGGCAAAGGCGTCGAAGCAAACCGCATCTATACCGAAGGCAAGGGCGAGCGCCAGCCGGTGACGGGCACCAGCTGCTCGGACAAACTCGGTCGCACGGCTCTTATCGCATGTCTGCAGCCGGATCGTCGGGTCGAAGTTGAAGTGATCGGCACGAAGTAA